The Diceros bicornis minor isolate mBicDic1 chromosome 8, mDicBic1.mat.cur, whole genome shotgun sequence genomic interval ATTGAGCGCATCTCGTGTGATGCCACAGGAGAAGATCCTGGAAGCTGGCGCCTGTTTCTGCTGGACTTCACCCCATGTGCCCTCTCCCTTTGCTGATTTCATTTTGTATCTTTTCACTGTGATAAATCTGAGCCGTGAGCATGACTATATGCTGGGTCCTGTGTGTCCTCTTAGTGAGTCATTGAACCTGGGGGAGGTCTTGGGGACCTGACACAGATTTGTTTTCGATGATAACCAATACTTTTAATTAGCAAGTCATCCCCTGGAATAATTAAGTTAGTATTAAATTCGTTTGCTCTTTCTGGTGGTTTTATCTATTCCGTTATGTGATCTCTGTAGTACTGACTGAGGCCGTTTCAGGCTAATGTTTTCCCCACATGGTACCATGTTCAAAATAAATTAGTGAGGGGCATGGAATTTGAGAGAATATAAGCTCACTCCCTTTCCTGAGGAAAAACTTCTCATGGCAGGGGTTTGTGATCTGAGACGGGGCTGGACCAGGGGTCGTCCAGTGCCTTTCTACCCCATGTCTGTAGCCAGCGCTGCTttttcactctgactctgcccctCCTGTTAAATGCAGACTTGGATGCACTGGATCTGGGGAAGAGCCCGAGAGCCCCCCAGGAGGCCGGGCTGCTGGTtcttggaccacactttgagtagtaaGGATCTCGAGGTCTCTTTCCATCCAGACAGGGAGGAGAAGAGTGCCAGGAGGCACATTCTGTTGGAGTCCTGTATTCCTCAAACCCAAGGCGGGATTAGCCTCAGAGAGATCAATGTTGTGAAGAAAACCTGTCCTGGGAAATGTTTTCTACTTTGGAAGGAAATTCTTAGCCTGACTTTAAGATTTACTGCTTCTCTTTCACTTTAACATTTATGTAGTAACTAGAGACTCTTGCTATGATGGTTTTTGTTATGAATTATCTTTTTATGTTTAGGTAATACCAGTAAGCGAAAGAAATATGGGCTTTTAAATAATGAGctattaatttttcttccttagggcattatttcaagaaaaaatatgGTAGCATCAAGCATTCCCTGAACTATGGATCCCTTGGAATAATGAACTATGCTCCTGGTCGTAGAAGCACATCAAGATGTATAGAGCAGGGGACACAGCAGAGCGCCCGCTGCATGGGACGGCGCCCCCTCGCATGAGGAGTGTGGAGGTGGCCCGAGGGAGAGCAGGGTACGGATTCACCCTCTCTGGTCAGGCGCCTTGCGTGCTCAGCTGTGTCATGAGAGGGAGCCCTGCGGATTTTGTGGGCCTCCGCGCTGGTGACCAGATATTTGCTGTCAACGAAATCAACGTGAAGAAAGCATCCCATGAAGATGTAGTGAAATTGATTGGGAAATGTTCTGGTGTCCTACACATGGTGATTGGTGAAGGTATCGGCCACTTAGAGTCCTGTTCCAGTGATGAAGAAGTTGGATTTTATGAAGGAAAAGGCTGGCTGAGGCCCAAACTTGATTCTAAAGCGTTAGGTATAAATAGAGCAGAGAGAGTCGTTGAAGAAATGCAGTCTGGTGGAATTTTCAATatgatctttgaaaatcctagtCTTCGGGCAAGCAGTTCAGAGCCCTTGAAATTGAAACAAAGATCCCTTTCAGAGTCGGCTACTGCACGATTTGACCTTGGGCATGAAAATGTAAATAATCGGAATCCCAGCCTGCTTTCTAAAGAGGAAATATCAAAAGTTATTAACGATGATTCGGTTTTCAGTATTGGACTAGAGAATCATGAAGATTTTGGATTGGATGCAAGTATTTTAAATGTTGCCATGGTTGTAGGCTACTTAGGTTCTATTGAACTTCCTTCCACAAGTTGCAACTTGGAGTCCGACAGTTTGCAGGCCATCCGTGGCTGCCTGCGGCGCCTGCGGGCAGAGCAGAAAATCCATTCTCTAGTAACCATGAAGATCATGCATGACTGCGTGCAGCTCTGCACCGACAAGGCTGCTGTCCTGGCCGAGTACCCAGCCGAGAAGCTGGCGTTCAGCGCTGTGTGCCCGGACGACAGGAGGTTTTTCGGGCTTGTGACCATGCAGACGAGTGATGATGGGAGCCTGGCACAGGAGGATGAAGGCGTCTTGCGGACTTCCTGCCACGTGTTTATGGTGGATCCAGATTTGTTCAATCACAAGATCCATCAAGGTATCGCTCGGCGGTTTGGGTTTGAGTGCACAGCCGACCCCGACACCAACGGCTGCCTTGAATTCCCAGCATCCTCTCTCCCTGTCCTCCAGTTCATCTCTGTGCTGTACAGAGACATGGGCGAGCTGATTGAGGGAGTGCGGGCCCGGGCCTTTGCGGATGGGGACGCGGATGCCCACCAGAACACCAGCACCAGCAGCAACAGTGACAGCGGCATTGGGAATTTCAACCAGGAAGAAAGGAGCAGCCGGGTGCTTGTGGTCGACCTGGGCGCCAGCTCGGGCAGGCATGGCgccagcagcagcacctgggaggGTGCAGGTGGCAGGGGCTCCCAGCCCTGGGGCGCCCCCTGGAACGCGCCCTTCTCCCACGACCCTGAGGGGGGACCCACGTTTGAGGCCACTCCACAGGCTGACAGGTTTCGGGACTTCGGTAAGCATTTAGGGCCCGCTTCTCATGTGGAGGTCCCCCCGGCCTCCTTGAGGAGTTCAGTTCCTCCTTCCAAGAGGGGCGCCATGGGCGCTGGTGGTGGTTTTGGCCAGCGGTGGCTCCCAGTCCACGTCCTGCAAGAGTGGCAGTGCGGACATGCCAGCGACCAGGAGTCTTACACGGACTCCACCGACGGGTGGTCCAGTGTCAACTGCGGCACACTGCCCCCTCCCATGAGCAAGATTCCCGCGGACCGCTACAGGATGGAGGGCAGCTTGGCACAGCCCCTGCTCAGCGTCCAGAAAAGGGACTGGTCCAGGAAGGCTTTTGGGATGCAAAACATTTTTGGTCCCCATCGAAATGTTAGAAAGACTAAGGAAGACAAAAAGGTAAGCCTGTTAGGAGTGGTTCAGTAAAACTGAGCTTGGTTTTATAGCTTAGGCAATTACTGATGAAATGGCAGTACATTAATGCCAAGTTCcctgtcccagcctcctctggcTGCCCTTGTGGCCTCTGTTGGCTGTCACAGGATGTCTGCTTTGCTCCTGCTGCAGTCTGTGTCTTGCCCGGGAGCTCTCTGGGCTCTCGTCCGCGCTACTGGCCCTGGTTCTGCCTGCTCTCTCagtgggtcctgggcaggacgTCTGGGCGGAACCGATGGTGGTGGAAGGGCCATTGACTTCTCACAGCCTGGGGTGAGGCCCTCCTCCCCCCTTCCTGCCCTTTCTGACTACCCGTGCCTGGGAGGGTCCTGTCCCTGCAGCTTCTTCAAAGCCCATTTCATCTCTGGCCCAGAGTCTTCACCCCGGGGTCCGAGGTGAGAAAATTCTTGAAGCACAGAGACCGTTCACTTCAGGACAGGGAGCTTCACTGTGGTGTTGATCCTTGTACTGTTTCCTTCATCAAGAAAATCCTGCTACGAAAAAAATGCCAGCTGAACTCAACAGTGGCTAGTGGCTGGAGCTCCTTGCTCGTTGCAGATGGACATCAAACAGTTGGGGGACCATGCTTGGCGTAGCACTGCCCCAAAGATCCCAGATCCATCAGTGCCCCTTTGGGGCCTTTGTCTGCCCACATAGGAGCTCACTGTGGAGCATGAGGGAAGGAATCACTGTAAAGGACTTTGCTTAGCAGAAGCACCGTGGTGCTGCTGGTGGTCTGATGCTGCGAAGTGGTCTGATGCTCGGTTTGGAAGCAGGATGGATCTGCGGCTGGGTGAGAGGAGGATGGCGCTTAGCTCAGTTGGTTtcgtttcaaaaaaaaaaaaagaaactttcctCAGAGGATTTTTATGATGTTAAAATACCTTTTCTGTGTTCACATTTTTGTTCTCAATAGCTGAAAATCTCACGAGAAAACCCTTCAAAGACCACTTGCTGGTTAGGGCCTGAAAACTGTGGGGCAGTAGTGTTTGGTGAATGTTGTGTTCAAGACCCGTCCCCTTCCCAAgtcttattatttttcattataaaacacattaaagaaaatttaaagttgGAGGAAAGGACAGATCCCCTGTAGTTTTACCTCCCCAAAGTGACCATGGGTAACATTTTGATGTCTATAagtaaagatttttgtttttataaacataGTTGTAATCATATGGATTTTCGACTCAGTTCCTCAGCTGGCCGTGCTAGTAGGAGTTCTGCAGTTGTGTGGCCTTCCCCTCCTTTTGTTGTCCTGCCATCTCAAATGCTCCAGGCTGGATTCTCGGGGTAGTgctgctcctgcccctccccaccaggcccACACACGGCCCACCTGTGGTGTGGACGAGGAGCTTCAGCCTGGGCTTCCCTGTtgggtggggctggagctggggaggGAAGGCCCAGGAAGGTGTCTAAAATGTTCTTTGAAATTGGAAAATTTACCATCTCTTTGAATCATATCCTACAAATGGGTTTTCTCCATTGCTGTTGTGTAAGTGAATAATGACATTgatagaaataaatgatatttgtaTGGTTCTTTGTGGACTACAGTGCAACTGCAcgtccattctcattgagttgGAAGTACCCTATCTATACACTGTAGAGCGCTGTGCTGTGTTAGATTACTCACAGTGGGGTTCTGACCTCAGGAAACCTGAGAGACAGTGATGCTGTCGTCCCCCCAGTCTACAAGTGTGAAGTGACCAGTcctggagaggttaagtgacttgtcttaAGATTCAACAGTTGGGAGGCTGGCCCgttggtgcaagtggttaagtgcgtgcgctccgctgcggcggcctggggtttgccagtttggatcctgggtgcccaccgacgcactgcttggcaagccatgctgtggcagcatcccatataaagtggaggaagatgggcacggatgttagcccacggccagtcttcctcagcaaaaaaagaggaggattggcaaatgttagcacacggctgatctactcacaaaaaaaaaaaaaaaaaaaaaaaagattcaacagTCGGGATTAAGCAGGGTCATGATTCAAACCttgggcttctttttttttgaaagaattaattttttttagagcagttttaggtttacaataaaATAGAGAGGAAGGAACAGGTATTTTCCACATACCCTCTGCCCTCAAAACAGCCTCCCcaactatcaacatcccccaccagagtggtacatttgttacaattgatgaacctccACTGACACATcctaatcacccaaagtccatagtttccattagggttcattcttggtgctgtacattctgtgggtttggacaaatttataatgacatgtgtccGTCGTTGTGGTAtcgtacagagtagtttcactgccctaaaaatcctctgttctcCACCTGTTCATCTCTCCTCCCACCTGCCCCAATCtggaccactgatctttttactgcctTTTTACATATACATAGTTATATACATAGTTATCTTTttactatagttttgccttttccataatgtcatataggtggaatcatacagtatgtagcttgtcagattggcttctttcccgtagtaatatgcatttaagtttcctccatgtcttttcatggcttgatagcgcatttctttttagcactgaataatagtcAATTGTCTggatatatcacagtttatttatccattcatctactgcaggatatcttggttgcttccaagttttggcatttatgaataaagctgctataaacatctgtgtgcaggtttttgtgtggacataagttttcagctcatttggataaataaataccaaggagcgggattgctggatcatggtaagagtatgtttagttttataagaaactgtcaaactgtcttccaatgtagccgtgccattttgcattcccacagcaATTGTCAGTGTTGTGGGTTtttgccattctaacaggtgtgtagtggtatctccctgttgttttaatttcatttccctgatgataaatgatgttgaacatttttccatgtgcttacttgtcatctgtatgtcttttttggtgagatgtctgttacgatctttggcctattttttaatcagattgttttcttattgttcagttttaagagttctttatacattttaggtaacagtcctttatcagatgtgtcttttgcagaccttttctcccagtctgtggcttgtcttctcattcttttgatattgtcttttgcagagcagaagcttttacttttaatgaagtctagcttatcaattctttctttcatggattgtgcctttggggttgtatctaaaaaggaatcaccaaacccaaggtcatctaggttttttcctgtgttgtcttctaggagttttatagtttttttattttatatttaggtctatgatccattttgagttaatttttgtgaagggtctagattcatttttttgcacgtagATGTTCCAGCACCGTTTATAGAAaagaaagactatctttgctccattgtattgtctttgcttctttgtcaaaga includes:
- the RGS12 gene encoding regulator of G-protein signaling 12 isoform X3 — its product is MYRAGDTAERPLHGTAPPRMRSVEVARGRAGYGFTLSGQAPCVLSCVMRGSPADFVGLRAGDQIFAVNEINVKKASHEDVVKLIGKCSGVLHMVIGEGIGHLESCSSDEEVGFYEGKGWLRPKLDSKALGINRAERVVEEMQSGGIFNMIFENPSLRASSSEPLKLKQRSLSESATARFDLGHENVNNRNPSLLSKEEISKVINDDSVFSIGLENHEDFGLDASILNVAMVVGYLGSIELPSTSCNLESDSLQAIRGCLRRLRAEQKIHSLVTMKIMHDCVQLCTDKAAVLAEYPAEKLAFSAVCPDDRRFFGLVTMQTSDDGSLAQEDEGVLRTSCHVFMVDPDLFNHKIHQGIARRFGFECTADPDTNGCLEFPASSLPVLQFISVLYRDMGELIEGVRARAFADGDADAHQNTSTSSNSDSGIGNFNQEERSSRVLVVDLGASSGRHGASSSTWEGAGGRGSQPWGAPWNAPFSHDPEGGPTFEATPQADRFRDFGKHLGPASHVEVPPASLRSSVPPSKRGAMGAGGGFGQRWLPVHVLQEWQCGHASDQESYTDSTDGWSSVNCGTLPPPMSKIPADRYRMEGSLAQPLLSVQKRDWSRKAFGMQNIFGPHRNVRKTKEDKKGSKFGRGIGLAQTSQRTSTRRSFGRSKRFSITRSLDDLESATVSDGELNGADLKDCVSNHSLSSNASLPSVQSCRRLRERRVASWAVSFERLLQDPLGVRYFSDFLRKEFSEENILFWQACEYFNHVPAHDKKELSYRAREIFSKFLCSKATTPVNIDSQAQLADDILSAPHPDMFKEQQLQIFNLMKFDSYTRFLKSQLYQECILAEVEGRSLPDSQQVPSSPASKHSISSDHSNVSTPKKLSGKSKSGRSLNEELGDEDSEKKRKGAFFSWSRTRSTGRSQKKKDHGDHSNDPLHANGGVGRRESQGSVSSAGSLDLSEARTPAPERDKAAKHCCIQLPDGTSCVVLVKAGLSIKEVLSGLCERHGINGAAVDLFLVGGDKPLVLHQDSSILESRDLRLEKRTLFRLDLVPINRSVGLKAKPTKPVTEVLRPVVAKYGLHLSELVARLSGEKEPLDLGAPISSLDGQRVILEEKDPNRGKVSTDKQKSAPVKQNIAVNASSRNHSATSFLSSFPKLRATEQTTSAGC